In Lodderomyces elongisporus chromosome 2, complete sequence, the following proteins share a genomic window:
- the PHO85 gene encoding negative regulator of the PHO system has product MYRIETNVDKDMHINTHYRFQQLEKLGEGTYATVYKGRNRATGALVALKEINLDSEEGTPSTAIREISLMKELDHENIVTLYDVIHTENKLTLVFEYMDKDLKKYMEVHGNHGALDLKVVKSFMFQLLKGIMFCHDNRVLHRDLKPQNLLINNKGELKLGDFGLARAFGIPFNTFSNEVVTLWYRAPDVLLGSRAYTTSIDIWSAGCIFAEMCTGKPLFPGTANEDQLIKIFRLMGTPNERTWPNITQFSNYKNNWQIFVPQDLRLLVPNLDSMGMNLLQSMLQMRPEARITARQALQHPWFHEITLPTPAVQHHLSDPYQQQQQQQQQQQQQQQQQQQQQQQQHAQQSLNPHQPIIDQQY; this is encoded by the coding sequence ATGTATAGAATCGAGACGAACGTCGACAAGGACATGCATATTAACACGCATTATAGATTTCAACAACTTGAGAAGTTAGGCGAGGGGACCTATGCAACGGTGTACAAGGGGAGAAACAGAGCTACCGGAGCATTAGTTGCTTTAAAAGAGATTAATTTGGACTCTGAAGAAGGTACGCCGTCTACTGCAATAAGGGAAATATCGCTCATGAAAGAGCTCGATCATGAAAATATTGTAACTTTGTATGATGTTATTCATACAGAAAACAAACTTACACTTGTGTTTGAATATATGGACAAAGatttaaagaaatataTGGAAGTTCATGGCAACCATGGTGCtttggatttgaaggtTGTAAAAAGTTTCATGTTTCAACTTTTGAAAGGTATAATGTTCTGCCACGACAATCGGGTCTTGCATCGTGACTTGAAGCCCCAAAATTTGTTAATTAACAATAAGGGTGAGTTGAAACTAGGCGATTTTGGACTAGCAAGAGCTTTTGGTATTCCTTTCAacactttttcaaatgaagTGGTCACCTTGTGGTATAGAGCGCCAGATGTGTTGTTGGGCTCTAGGGCATACACAACATCCATTGACATATGGTCAGCTGGTTGTATATTTGCCGAAATGTGCACTGGAAAGCCGCTTTTTCCAGGAACGGCAAACGAAGATCAATTGATCAAGATATTCAGATTAATGGGAACGCCTAATGAACGAACATGGCCAAATATTACGCAATTCTCGAATTACAAGAATAATTGGCAAATATTTGTACCTCAAGACTTAAGGCTTTTGGTGCCTAATTTGGACTCCATGGGGATGAATCTTTTACAGAGTATGCTTCAAATGAGACCAGAGGCAAGAATAACGGCTAGACAAGCTTTACAACATCCTTGGTTCCATGAAATTACATTACCTACACCCGCTGTACAACACCATTTAAGCGACCcatatcaacaacaacaacaacaacagcagcagcaacaacaacaacagcaacaacaacaacagcaacagcaacaacagcatgCTCAACAGTCTCTAAATCCTCATCAACCTATTATCGACCAGCAATACTAA
- the TRM44 gene encoding tRNA(Ser) Um(44) 2'-O-methyltransferase (BUSCO:EOG092614DJ), whose amino-acid sequence MCSKKINEPTSIIAEESVLGERWVSIYEKDVDFEPQHFEAAMLNIIKQPNINSTVILRADLLKENIYDPEKGDTIFTSKLIGEVPNFESDQASKTETASSVLYRDIKDVTIRQVPLDENKLKLRNKYEIVRRIIPRNPYKDHIINQTCLVACSEDKNTTLVVYVPHIQTREEIPYYLPSVYGVGILHHNNKVSVHYLTFQDSSWRDEKQKITLMDLSERPMRTALRLLQTSSKHSAGVKAGYEKRVKLDLVVSKENFQNKYIYLKTKYSANLVKNWCESTDPKKHVFEDLAIAAFLMEYWKAKKFDAGNFEFRDLGCGNGLLVNILIQEGYKGQGIDARARKSWATYPEEVRSNLFEKIIVPSVLLKPHPSMARTSPEIKDNGKQFAEPTNNQVNYHSAGSLLKSPMVCTTEDFPKNTFLIGNHSDELTCWMPLLGFPFIVIPCCSHALSGARVRYPPRKFIGPQPKMEKSTSSIPQNSTYGSLMDHVEDIAILNGWKVEKEMLRIPSTRNAAIMSCEKVDELKGEPEEISQLRVFDIVSIEGGADGWVENSLNLMKKAPRNH is encoded by the coding sequence ATGTGCagtaaaaaaatcaatgaaCCAACTTCTATAATCGCCGAGGAGTCCGTGCTTGGTGAGAGATGGGTGTCCATCTACGAGAAGGATGTTGACTTTGAACCACAGCATTTCGAAGCAGCGATGCTCAATATCATCAAACAGCCAAATATCAATTCCACGGTAATTCTCCGAGCGGACTTGCTCAAGGAAAACATCTATGACCCGGAGAAAGGAGATACCATCTTCACTAGCAAATTGATAGGTGAGGTTCCCAACTTTGAATCAGATCAAGCATCAAAGACAGAAACTGCTTCTTCGGTCTTATATCGAGATATAAAGGATGTGACAATTCGACAAGTGCCACttgatgaaaataaattaaagcTACGGAATAAGTACGAAATTGTACGCAGAATCATACCTCGGAATCCATATAAAGACCACATTATCAATCAAACTTGTCTTGTAGCCTGCTCAGAGGATAAAAATACAACGCTTGTTGTTTATGTGCCACATATACAAACTCGCGAAGAAATACCTTATTATTTACCTTCAGTTTACGGAGTCGGTATACTCCACCATAACAATAAAGTTTCAGTGCATTATCTAACGTTTCAAGATTCAAGCTGGCGAGAtgaaaaacagaaaattaCGTTAATGGATTTACTGGAGAGACCTATGCGGACTGCGTTAAGGTTATTGCAAACTTCAAGCAAACACTCAGCGGGAGTGAAGGCAGGGTATGAGAAACGAGTCAAACTTGATTTAGTAGTATCGAAAGaaaatttccaaaacaaatatatatacctcAAAACCAAGTACTCTGCCAACTTGGTGAAAAACTGGTGCGAAAGCACCGATCCAAAGAAACATGTATTTGAGGATCTAGCAATTGCAGCATTTTTGATGGAGTACTGGAAAGCGAAAAAATTTGACGCTGGCAATTTTGAATTCCGAGACTTGGGGTGCGGTAATGGGTTATTGGTCAATATATTGATCCAGGAAGGTTACAAAGGTCAAGGAATTGATGCCAGGGCGCGCAAATCCTGGGCTACATATCCCGAAGAAGTGAGGAGTAATCTTTTCGAAAAGATCATCGTACCCAGTGTTTTGCTCAAACCACACCCATCCATGGCTAGGACATCACCAGAAATCAAAGATAATGGGAAACAATTCGCCGAGCCAACCAATAATCAGGTGAACTATCATTCTGCTGGTAGCTTGCTCAAATCACCAATGGTTTGCACCACTGAAGACTTTCCTAAAAATACGTTTCTTATTGGAAACCACTCGGATGAATTGACGTGTTGGATGCCTTTGCTTGGTTTCCCGTTCATTGTGATACCTTGTTGCTCGCATGCCTTAAGTGGAGCTCGTGTAAGGTATCCACCCAGAAAATTCATTGGTCCACAACCAAAGATGGAAAAGTCTACAAGTTCTATTCCGCAAAATTCAACATATGGCTCGCTAATGGACCACGTGGAGGATATTGCCATTTTGAACGGTTGGAAAGTTGAGAAAGAAATGTTGCGTATACCAAGCACGAGAAACGCAGCCATAATGAGTTGCGAGAAAGTAGATGAGCTTAAGGGAGAACCAGAGGAAATATCTCAGTTACGAGTCTTTGACATTGTTAGCATCGAAGGGGGTGCTGATGGATGGGTGGAAAATTCCTTAAACTTGATGAAAAAGGCACCAAGAAATCATTAA
- a CDS encoding uncharacterized protein (BUSCO:EOG09263QPR), whose product MTDLLDTLTQELNQFTTAGQQSLNSLIDSTDTFLHQLRDMEAELACELEIETKENHNAVNLQNEQDSDDTFHFQQINSIHRGKSNVKLLQGQQEVWYKSSIDKLKSYNSANNKFQKNILNNSKFFIDINEAYSYPLNIDSHPVCPFDLENEINEEMSSFSSRSTFPLSSSSTYPLSAPLPAHIEANFEKQEGTEELMKAIILHLLKSGYSNVVPLLVNQVSPSLSTTYSIDFELSQQFTLLHEILDDICLRHDLRQALGWFYTKYNENMEKNPSFVDSVDAETFSSTEFKFHMLQFILLLNGKQSEFSSQDAIEAYIYSKEHFERFLKKYLHEMAPLLTLMLFNEDDDSGIENFSKSRNKGLAARDFIEKMRNGFLIDKDSHRGNANTSQLEFVSLLLDCFTNVHEHQSLFTKLANDFVSVYCKTLELSSDSPLFQSILAGHVYLPSFYKYNRIHSRLKGQKLLTVHDEEGALETESGSALGSGFTSGFGSAPDLSKNKLKGSSNGTGYNFELPFQLSDRNRFLFINHPIFVCPVSREQAIPVTYELVTSTRIEKVPGSQLTVTKEHHFRDCSSTTQVVALNFCNHLALRESIWQLSKKGIDIFKCPYCSKKHKYTDVSDAFFIDL is encoded by the coding sequence ATGACTGATTTGCTTGATACTCTCACTCAGGAGCTAAATCAATTTACTACTGCTGGCCAGCAAAGCTTAAACAGTTTGATAGATAGCACGGACACATTTCTTCATCAGTTGCGAGATATGGAAGCGGAGTTGGCATGCGaacttgaaattgaaacCAAAGAGAATCATAATGCTGTGAATCTACAGAACGAGCAAGACTCTGATGATACATTTCATTTCCAACAAATCAATTCAATACACAGGGGAAAATCCAATGTGAAACTTTTACAGGGCCAACAAGAAGTGTGGTACAAGTCATCCATTGATAAACTCAAGTCTTACAATTCTGCAAACAAcaagtttcaaaaaaatatcttGAATAATTCCAAATTCTTCATTGATATCAATGAGGCATATAGCTATCCATTGAATATAGATAGTCATCCAGTTTGTCCATTTGATCTTGAAAATGAGATAAATGAAGAGATgtcatcattttcatcaaggtctacttttcctttatcTTCGTCATCGACGTATCCGTTGTCTGCCCCATTACCGGCCCATATTGAAGCCAACTTTGAGAAACAAGAGGGCACGGAGGAGTTAATGAAAGCTATTATTTTACACTTACTAAAATCGGGCTATAGTAATGTCGTTCCTTTGCTCGTGAATCAAGTATCCCCTCTGCTTTCTACGACATATAGCATTGACTTTGAGCTTTCTCAACAATTCACATTGCTTCATGAAATTTTGGATGATATATGTTTAAGACACGATTTGCGGCAAGCACTAGGCTGGTTTTACACCAAATACAATGAAAACATGGAAAAAAACCCATCATTTGTAGACTCTGTGGATGCCGAAACATTCAGCAGTACTGAATTTAAATTCCATATGCTTCAGTTCATTCTACTATTGAATGGAAAGCAGCTGGAATTTTCGTCCCAGGATGCAATCGaagcatatatatattcgaAAGAGCATTTTGAGAGGTTCTTAAAGAAGTATCTACATGAAATGGCACCTCTTTTAACTTTGATGTTATtcaatgaagatgatgactCCGGGATTGAAAACTTTTCCAAACTGCGGAATAAAGGGCTTGCAGCTCGCGACTTTATCGAAAAGATGAGAAATGGGTTTCTCATCGATAAAGATTCGCACCGTGGGAACGCCAATACATCGCAATTAGAATTTGTTTCCCTTCTACTTGATTGTTTTACAAATGTCCACGAGCACCAGAGTTTGTTTACGAAATTGGCAAATGACTTTGTTTCCGTCTATTGTAAGACCTTGGAATTATCAAGCGACTCTCCTTTATTTCAAAGTATACTTGCTGGCCATGTGTACTTACCAAGCTTTTACAAATATAATAGAATCCACTCCAGATTGAAAGGACAAAAACTACTCACAGTTCACGACGAAGAGggtgcacttgaaactgaACTGGGTTCAGCTCTAGGATCTGGCTTTACATCTGGTTTTGGGTCAGCACCTGATTTGTCCAAAAATAAACTAAAAGGTTCAAGCAATGGTACAGGCTATAATTTTGAATTACCTTTTCAATTACTGGATCGAAATCGGTTTCTATTTATTAATCATCCGATTTTCGTCTGCCCCGTCTCTAGAGAACAGGCTATTCCAGTAACATATGAACTTGTCACATCAAcgagaattgaaaaagtacCGGGACTGCAATTAACAGTGACTAAGGAGCACCATTTTCGAGATTGCTCTTCTACCACACAGGTTGTGGCTCTAAATTTTTGCAATCATCTCGCTCTACGCGAGAGTATCTGGCAGCTTTCGAAAAAGGGGATAGATATTTTTAAGTGCCCTTACTGCTCCAAGAAACACAAGTACACTGATGTGAGTGATGCTTTCTTTATAGATTTATAA